GATCCTCTCCTCGCTCGCCGACCGGCTCGAAGCGGTCCGGGCCAATGGCGCGGAGCCGGCCGGGCTCGCCGCCGTCACCGCCGGCATCCTCGCCTGGATGGAGGCCGGCCCCGAGGCCGCGCCCGATGAGGTCGACCGCCTGCAGCAGGCTCTCGCCGCCCTGGAGCCGCGCGGCGCGGCGGCCCGCGACTGGGACGGGCTGGTGCTCTCCAGCGCCCTGGAGCGGCTGAAGGAGCTGGTCGATCTCTGGCAGGACTGCCGCGCCCTGCAGCGGCGGATCACGCTCGGCCACCGCGCCGACCGCTGGAAGCCGGCCTTCCGCCACCGCCGCACCGTCGGCGCCCGGCCCCATTACGATTTCGGCCTGCTGCTGTTCTCGGCCGGCTCGGTGGTGCTGGCGACCCTCGCCGCCTGCTTCGTCTGGATCGCCACCGGCTGGGACCAGGGCGCCGGCTGCGTCATCATGACGGCGGTCGGTTGCTCCTTCTTCGCCGCCCTCGACAACCCGGCGCCCCAGATCCGCAGCTTCGTGATCTGGATGGGGGTGAGCGTCGTCGCCTCCGCCGTCTACCTCTTCGCCATCCTGCCCGCCGTGCACGATTTTCCCATGCTGGTGGCGGTCTTCGCCGTGCCCTTCCTCATCGTCGGCACGCTGGTGACGCGGCCGCAATTCACCATGATCGCCATGCTGCTGGCCGTGAACACCGCCTCCTTCGTCGGCCTGCAGGCGAGCTACAGCGCCGACTTCGCCACCTTCGCCAACGGCAACATCGCCTCGGTCGCCGGCGGGCTGTTCGGCCTCGTCTGGTCGCTGGTGACGCGCCCCTTCGGCGCGGCCTTCGCGGCGCGCCGCCTGGTGCGTGCCGGCTGGGCCGACATCGCCGCCACGGCGCGCGGCGGCGCGAACCGGGATCCCGACGTGTTCGCCGGCCGGGTGTTCGACCGCCTCGGCCAGCTCGTGCCGCGGCTGGCGCAGACCGCCGACCCCGACGTCGCGGCCGCCGACGGGCTGGCGGAGCTGCGCATCGGCATGAACATTCTGGACCTCCAGCGCATCCGCCCGGCCCTGCCGGCGGGGCTCCACCCGTCCCTCGACGCGGTGCTCGACGGCGTCGCCGCGGCCTTCGGCCGGCGTGTCGCCACCGGCCGGGCCGAGCCGGCGCCGGAAAGCCTCCTGCGCGCCGTCGATGCCGCGCTCGCGGCCTTGACCGAGGCGCGGATCGGCACCGGCGAGCGCGCCGGCCTGCAGGCCCTGGTCGGCCTGCGCCGCGCCCTGTTCCCCCACGCACC
This portion of the Labrys wisconsinensis genome encodes:
- a CDS encoding FUSC family protein; protein product: MPTAALPTWRDWLFSAKAFLASMLALWIALAAGLSRPYWAMAAVYVVANPLSGATTSKALYRALGTLLGAAGSILLLPPLADTPELFSLAVALWTGGFLFVSLLDRTPRSYVFMLAGYSLPLIALPTVSEPGTIFDVAVARTEEITLGIVCASLVFALVLPVRVGPVLGAQAAAWLRDAGAWAGAILRREGATGATRERQRLAADIRAMDMLISQIAYDAATPVATRQARELRGRMAVLLPILSSLADRLEAVRANGAEPAGLAAVTAGILAWMEAGPEAAPDEVDRLQQALAALEPRGAAARDWDGLVLSSALERLKELVDLWQDCRALQRRITLGHRADRWKPAFRHRRTVGARPHYDFGLLLFSAGSVVLATLAACFVWIATGWDQGAGCVIMTAVGCSFFAALDNPAPQIRSFVIWMGVSVVASAVYLFAILPAVHDFPMLVAVFAVPFLIVGTLVTRPQFTMIAMLLAVNTASFVGLQASYSADFATFANGNIASVAGGLFGLVWSLVTRPFGAAFAARRLVRAGWADIAATARGGANRDPDVFAGRVFDRLGQLVPRLAQTADPDVAAADGLAELRIGMNILDLQRIRPALPAGLHPSLDAVLDGVAAAFGRRVATGRAEPAPESLLRAVDAALAALTEARIGTGERAGLQALVGLRRALFPHAPGPLRLGPLAAALPIAAE